The Arvicanthis niloticus isolate mArvNil1 chromosome 8, mArvNil1.pat.X, whole genome shotgun sequence genome segment GAGCCCCAGGGGAAGATGGGCCTGGAGAGTATCTTCCTGGCCTTCCTTCTCTTGGTCCCACAGCCCCAGAACAGGTAGACAGGACCCTGATCTTTTCAGGTTTTTCTGCATGCCAGGTCAATGCAGAGCTGGGGGCTTTGCTGTCACATCTGTGTCCACCAACCCCAAGAGGCATGAGTTACTGTCCGAGGAGACACATGAGAATccaagatgagaagacagagctCACACACAGGCAACAGCCTGCCCACCTCCACAGCGATGGGCTGTAAGCCAGGCATGCTTGTCTCTCACTGCTGGGGCTGAGGCTCTGTCCCTGCGGAACTCAAAGCCCTGGCCCATCTCAGCCTCTCTCTGAACTTACTTTCAGGTTGTGCTGTCCACAGTCTGCCCACAGCACACAGCAGGGTTGAAGGCATCCTGAGTCCTGAAGCAAGCTGTGAATCCTAACCTCTCAACTCTGGAGTGCGGCCACTCCTGTGGCTCTCTGGGTGTCCCAGTGGTAAACCACGCACCTTACCTGCACAGACTGCccctctgcttctgctcctgctgtGAGGCAGGCCTTGCTCGGACCCATCTACACAGACACTCATCTGCCGCCTCTTGCTGCTACTAGGTGTGAGCTAACCCTGTTTTCAGTCTAAACTTCTGTGCTTAAGAGAGCTATAagacgccaggcagtggtggcgcacgcttttaatcccagcacttgggaggcagagacaggcggatttctgagttcgaggccagcctggtctacagagtgagttctaggacagccagggctacacagagataacctgtctcggaaaaaaaagagagagagagagagagagagagagagagagagagagagagctgtaagACAAGGTGCCTCTAGCCTGCAAGCCCCACTTGACCAGAACAGATACCTGGccaatatttaataaagcttgcctcaaatttggctcaaaaattgTGGTAGTAGTCTTATTCTTCTTGACGGTGAGATGAGCACTCACCCTTCCTCCCAGCTGGGAGAATGCTCTAGGGCTTCTGCagtttttcctcagtttctcccaCCTTAGGAACATGGCTCCCCTCTGAGCTGCCCTGTCCCCTACCCCGCCAGGTCCGGTGGCTCTACTTCTTCAgttaccttccttccttctgcctctttccTAGTAAGGCTGATGGAGCACCACGTCAGAGACAGAGCCCAACCAAAGCCAGAATCGAATTCAGCTTCCCAGGAGCCCGGTGGTCAGGGACATGCAGGAACCCCCCACCTCTGGCTTTTCCTCCCGTCCATGCCTGCCACCTTCCCCCGACCCCAGTCCAGTTCCTTGCCAGTGTATAACTGACAGCATAGTCTTTTATATTATCCCCCTTTGGTCAACCAAAGGTGACAAACCAATGAACcataaaacattttgtttggCCTGCCATAGTTTCTCAAAGTTTTAGTTAACTgctaccattaaaaaaaaaaaatcaggaaattcTGCTTAAGAATCCAGCATTCTAGTTTCTTTTGAAAAGTGAGATCTGGTGCCCCATTCCTCCATGATGGCACCAGCTACAGCTGGTATCAGCCGCTCCCTTGCACGGGGCTTGTGTCTCTCCTTCTGACGTGCTAGGCTTCCTAGTAGCAACTACCATACACACTGGCCGTGGGGCTTCTGACTACGTCTTTGTgagtctgttcttccagaggagcaGCTTGTGTcagctgaggctggcctggccCACCTTTTCATTGCCTCAGGCCTCAGCACAGGTGGGTAGGCAGAGCAGTGTAAGCAGGAAGGCAGGGTGGAGAATGTCAGTCAAgagccacacctccagcctcTCTGAAAAATTTTTCCAGCAGCATCCCAGGGTCTACCTGTGTCCTGTCTTGGGCCTGGCTCTGGGGGCCAGGTGGCTGAAGACACAGACTGGTTGGCTACTTCTTCAGGCCTCTCTGCATCCTCTTGAGCTCAGCCTAAGGCCTGAGGTTTCCTGAGCCTGAGCAGCACTGAGGTCTGGAAGCATAGTTTTCTTACAGTTTAGCGCTCAGCCAAATACGCACCATGGAGTGGCTGTCTTATCACAGTCCAGCATGACATTGAGAACGGTGCAGGGGGCCCCTCCTATAGACAGCACCGTGCGGGAATCCACACGGTACTTCACAGTGTTCAGGCCTCCCTCCCGGTCCACCTTGAACTGCTcctggaaagaagagaaggagagaagatgaaccCACACTTCATGGTGCCATCCGTTCACATGTCACCATTAACAGAGGCCAAAGCTAACATGTTGCCCAGGCCTGTGTTTCTCAGTTAGGGGAACACAGACTTCTATGTGGGATAATAGGATAGTACAGCTACAAGACATTCTGGGGCCCAGGCTAAGTCTTCCCACCCGAACCTGCATGGACTCTGAGGTCTGGGCTGATCCACACAGTAGCCACAAACAGGACAAGGTGCTATGGAGAATGCCTGTTGAGTGACCTGGGCCCGGCATGGAGGAATGACACCATTTGGGCCAAAGGGGAACTTGGGGAAATGATCAGGCCTACCTATCCCTCACCACTCCACTGAGGAGACTAGCCAGCACCTGTTTTTGAGCCGCAATGCGTTTCTGGTCCCTCTTCCGCCAGGCTGGGTCATGCAAGTGTCGAAATGTCTGGTACCCAGTTGTGATCCCCGAGGGGCGGAAAAGCTAAGGAGAACAAAGGATGCAGGTGTCAGGGTGCCTCTCTTGTAATCTTGGCCCTTACCACTAACTCCTCTGGGATCCTATTGGCTGCCATACATAGGCAGAGGCTCTTAAGAGCCATCCTGTAGGAGAGGAGACTAGCAGAGAGCACAGGACCGGTTAGATAAGGCCCCAGAGTTGGGGTAAAGGCAGGGATAGAACCAGGGGAACCCAAGAATCTTGATGCAGCAATAAAGGGAACCTCAGGACCGCCAAGTAAGCTAGGACCAGGCGGTCATGCGAGAAGCCTTACCTGGAGGCCAGCTCCTTTGATGCGCCGGTAGAATTCATCATCCTCTCGGCCCCAGCCCCAAAAGCGGTTGGACATTCCGTTGCACTGACACAAAGACAGGCAGTGTCTGTCACATGCCCCCTCCTCCCAGGGGTGCACTTTGGTCTCCTACTGCTCGGGAGAACCAAGTCTGAGCCCAGCCAGCCAggcccctctcttcttcctgccctgACTGTTCTGGGTGAATACAGGGTGCTGCGAGGTCCCTTCTCTTCTGCATTGGCATGTGGGGCCAAAGGGAAGTCTCAGCACATCTTGGTCCCGCCCCACTCCTAGCAGGACGTTGAACGGGTGCATGATTAGTGTCTCAAGTGTCGGCTCTCTTCAGAGGGAAAATGGCAACTGCTACTTTCTGCTTTCCTCTCAATTCCATTTCTCCTGAGGTGGCTCTGCCCAAGTCTCTCCCTGGGTTGGAGGGACAACTGGCTCTTTAACACTGTTGATTGGCATCTGCTCAGGGGCTTCATTTACAAAACTAGCTTCAGCTATGGAGGACAGAGAAAAGCCACTCTGGTCCTCCCATCCTGGGTCCCATCAAGAGCCAGTGGGACTCCTATCTAGAGTTCTGAGGAGGGAGGGGctccatctccccacagctaGGCCACGTTTTACAGGCTGTAGCTACACAGCCTTCTTACAGGAGAGGAGTAGTGGCGCTGAGGcctgggagaagaaagggagaccTGGTAACCTTGCAGGGAGGGAGAGGTTCTATAGGCCCTCCCATCTGGGGTTCCCTGTGGTCAGCTGGCATGGGGCTTCTGTGGTCCCAGCAGAGCCTCTCTGGCTAATGTGCTCACTCCTGGTTCCCTCACACGTCCCTGGCTGCTGCCGAGTGCCTGGTCAGGCTCGGGCAATGCTCCATGTGCTGGGCCCCAGGAAGGCTGCTCTACCCTCCCAATTGCCTAAACCCATGCTGGGGAGCAGAGCATGTAGGGCTGGGCCTCACCAGCTGGTAGTGCTGTTTGGACAGCAGCAGAATGCCGCCCACATAGGTCTTGTAGTGGTAGAGAGGGTGGAGCTCTGGGGAGGCCACATGGAAGGGCCCAGCCTCTGGGAAGCCATAGTCCAGCTCCTCATTGAGAGGGAGCAGGTCCACATCGTGCATGGCGATGTAGTCTGTGCTGTTGCTGCTCTCCAGGAAGCCCACATTGATGAGTGCTGCCCGATTGAACCTATGCAAGATAAACAAGGCTAGGTAGAGGAAGCAAGCTTGTTCATCAACCTAGCTCAGCCCTGGCTACGCCAGAGAGCTTCCTTGCTGGCACCACCTGGCACTGACTTCACTGTGGAACACTGCCCTCTCTGCTTGCTGCACAAGGGTTTATGCCAGAAGCTGTTCGAAACTACATGGAAGAAGTAACGAGAAACAAATCCCTCTTCTCAAGCAAGTCAAGCCAGGTACTGAGATGGAAACTCACAGGGCAGGTGGGCAGCTATTCTCCTAGACAGGGCTGCCAGGAGGGCCAGAGTGGCAGGCAACAGCTAAGGTGGAACTTGTCGGCCTGAGGGAGTGGTCATCTGGAGGCTGAGAGACGGGCTCCACAAAGTGAGAGCAACTGCTAAGGTCAGCAAGAGGAGGTGCCCTGTGGCTCCAGTTAGCACACTGAGCCCAGACCAGGAACTGGATGGAAGCTGAGGGGTAAGAGGTAAGGTGGCCTGGCTTAAGGGGCCAGCAGAGGAAATGGTGAGAAGCAGGCAGATTCTACATGTGCTATGCTGACAGGTTGGATGCCATGATAGACAAAGAGCAGGTGAAGGTAAGGCCAAGCCTTTTCGGCCTGCGTAACTAAAGTATGTAGTTCCCACTTCCTGAAatggggaagaggggaaagaaatcaggtgtgaGGGGCAGCAATCTGGAATTCAGCCATGATCTTGTTAGGCTTGGGCTGCCTCTGAGACCACTGAACAGAGGGTCACAAAGGAGGCAGATGATTCCGGGTTGGAGCTCAGAAAGAAGGAATGGCATTTCCAGAGACTGGATGGGATGGGATTCCCCAGGGAGAGACCTAGGGAAGTGCTGAGCTCTGATCAGTTGGCCAGAGAGACAAGGACACTGAAAATGAGGTGAGCAGGGGTGGAGTTTCCCACTGAGATGAGGGAAACCGGAAGTTAAGTGGAGGCATTAGCTGGAAAAGGATCTGCTTAGCAGAAGCTGCCAATGGGAAAGGATGAGAAGCCACCTGTGACCTCAGTGAGAGATGCTGCAGGTCATAAGAGATGTCTGTTGACGGCCTGTGagtgcgaggccagcctggtctacagagtgagttccaggacagccagggatacacagagaaaccctgtctaaaaaaaaaaaaaaaaaaaaaatcaaaaatagaagaggaggaggagcaagaggaagaagaggaagaagaagagagagacagagacaaagagaaacagagagagagacagagagaggccaga includes the following:
- the B4galt7 gene encoding beta-1,4-galactosyltransferase 7, with protein sequence MLPSRRKAAQLPWEDGRARLLPGGLRRKCSIFHLFIAFLLLVFFSLLWLQLSCSGDMAQVTRGQGQETSGPPRACPPEPPPEHWEEDESWGPHRLAVLVPFRERFEELLVFVPHMHRFLSRKKIQHHIYVLNQVDHFRFNRAALINVGFLESSNSTDYIAMHDVDLLPLNEELDYGFPEAGPFHVASPELHPLYHYKTYVGGILLLSKQHYQLCNGMSNRFWGWGREDDEFYRRIKGAGLQLFRPSGITTGYQTFRHLHDPAWRKRDQKRIAAQKQEQFKVDREGGLNTVKYRVDSRTVLSIGGAPCTVLNVMLDCDKTATPWCVFG